The genome window AAAGAGTATCTGTAAGCTCTTACAAATTTACTAATTACATTACTGTACTTTATTCAATTATCTTACTACGAACTATCTTAATTGTACTGTGAAGACAATGGTCAGTCGGTTTAAAAATTCGGCTTAGTCGGTTCCCTCCAAAAAGTGGAACTGTTTGTTGCGGTCTATTCCGTATGATCTATAAGTTGCTACCACTTCAGTTGGTCATTTTCAACAATTCAATTGATAAAGACTAAAATAACAGATAACATGTAGTGGCCAATAGTTGGAACACATCTAGTTTATATGTCCATCAGTACTAAAATTCCCTGTCCGGATATTTCCTCGCGAGTGTTCGAAAATACAAGAACAAATGGCACAGGCTTCTTCTAGCAAAGTTTCAAACACAGAAGTCAAGCCGAATTCTGACGGGGCTCGCACTTcatatttgttgtttttttcgaAGTAGTTCAGAATGACGAAAGTGAGAGTGAGAGATCAGAGTCAAGAAAAAAAGCTAAGTATATACCTCTGTATACCCCTTTCAAAATATCTTCGATTATTATAggtttttgtttacattttatttatatttattgatttaatgATTTGACATTTTGTAAGAAATAAAAAGGTTGCTATGGATCACGCCGAAACGTCCAtgtttaattatttcttttttataattcCAACTAATAAGAattttcggttttgttttccgttttcccATTCCCTCTGCATTTCGATTGTCGAACGTGCCGCCAAGTGGTTTTTGCTCAATttgttaaaataaatatgaaaaaccGGTAAGTAAAGTGTTtcttattaataaatttataaaaaagcATAGCATTGCATTCCAAACGACATGATTTTGCGATAAGTCTATAAAATATGTGTACGTTTTATATGTACAAAATAAGTAAagataaaaaaattaaaaaatattcaatatctTTTTTGTACGAAGCAGGTTGCATAGATGACGGCTTTGtcaaagttatttttaaagGATTGAAGATCGGCGGTGCTCTCAGTTTGCGGCACAGGCCCTAATTTTATGcccatatttgtatttacttattttttttaagttccTTTACGGTGTGGAAGATGCATAAGTGTAATCACCAAGTGACCGCATTAGTGAAGACACTAATTTATTAAGCAGTGAATTGACTGCTGTAACGGTgcacatgaaatttataatattttaaagcaCATTTATTCAACATGAAATACCTATTGTATCGTATACAAGCCCACATATATCCATCTATCTGTTACATTCTTTCAATTGAACCAAGTATACCCTGCCCTGCAAGTAATGGGTATATTTAGTGAGTTTGGTGGGTGTGTCAGCCAAGAATGAATTCGTATAAAAGTCTAAGCCATAGTTTATTAAATATCAAATCAATGTGATTCATAACAAATCTCCCTATCCAGGTCCACGTCCACTTACAACCCGAGAAGGTGACAGAAACTGCGGTACATCTTGGCCCTGCGGCCCTGCAAGCAGCCGTACAGCTCGTTGATCTTGAGGCAGTCGATCTTGCTGATGGTCTTTCGCTGCCCGATCCTAACTCCAGGTTGTAGAGGGGTCATGGTGGGCTTCTCCCCCTTCCGCTTGCTGAAGTAAAACTCGCCGTAGTGCATCACGGAGTTGTAGTCGTAGTCGAAGGCGTACTTCCCCTTCTTCTTCGACACCAGCTTGAAGTTCTTCCTAAACCGCGGCACGATGTTGTCCCAGTGGATCTTGACAAAGTTGTCCCGATCTGCTCGGGACTGTTCGTGGTATATGCCGATGGCGTGCATCAGCTCGTGCATTATTCTGCCCTCGCTGCTGAAGCAGTGGGCACTGTTTTCGTCGGGTCTCTGGAGGGACACCACCTGCTCACCTCCTCTTCGGCCCACGTAGGACCAACATCCTTGAGGTCCTTCCAACGGCGGCTCGATCAACAGGTAGTCATCTACCTCCCCGTCGTACGGCACAAAGTGCACACACGTCAGGGAGTTAAAGGTTTTCACGGCTTGAATAATGGCCTGTCTTTCCGGATTTGCGTACCGCGGACTTATCTCGAAGGGAATCGTTCCATTGGGCCACAGTCGTTTTGGATGCCTCATTGGATTGACGCCCAGGCGCAGGGTGATGTAGGTGTACGGATCAATGGCGATGTCGCCTTGGAACAAGCGGGGCATGGTCTCCGGATCGTCGATTCCCAGGTCGTCGTCACCGATGTCGGGACCGTAAGGATCGTATTCATCTGAAAGGGGTTTCAAAACTATTTCAGAAACAATAGCGTATGGTAATTAGACCTCATAATATTCCATATATCCATATACGTATCGATGTGATGTTATGAATGAAAAAATAGGATACTATTAAAAGGTTCTTCAATTCTAAGCTTACACTAGAAAAGATCTTTAGATCTTCACAACTCAAATCGAACAAAAATGCACTTAGTGACTAATAAAGCCATGGGGTAAACTGGGAGTGGAACGAACCTTCCGCCACACTGGTGAACTCATGCTCGAAGAAATCCACTCCAGCGGGATACTGGCGGACAGGGAGCTTGGCGCTTTCACTGAGCGTTGGTGCGGATAGCACCActagcaccaccagcagcacagCCACCTGCAGCACCACTGATCCACTCAACTGAGCACACATTATAGAGCTGGGATTCGGCTTGGCTGTGACTATATTTCCATGCGATCGCTGTTTGCTCACTCTTTCCGCGCCACAATCATGCCGCATTCAAACCGAACGGCTGCACACGAAATTGGTAACTGAACCTGGCTCGATGGCCCAAGAGCTCCGGAGCCCAGGCGGCTACCAAAGTCTGCAGTCTTGGCAccttaatttatgcaaaatgtgcgaaaataaaactaaatatcGCCGACACGTTGGGCAGACGCCACGCAATCCGGCGGCGTGTAAACAAAACCCAAATCTATGCCCTCTCACTTTTTTTCTACACCCATTACTCTCTGATCAAACAGCACTAAGTCGCCTCGATGAAGCCCAGCTTAAACTCTACGAAACTCTCCGATTAAGCCCGGCTCAAACTCGGCTGGGCGCTCACGTAATTTAAGCCGAGTTAGCGGCTTTGGCCATCGACCATTCAATGATTTTCGGTAGGCCATATACTACCAAAACTCTCTTTCTGGCTGACGGAGTTCTTTCGCTTGCGAGTCGGCTAAAGTGTAAAAATGTGCTATTTATTAAGAGGCAACAGTTTAATGAAAATCGTAtatcatacatacatacatcatacataTGATGTACATATGAGGAATAAACCAATTTATGTTTTTGCTGCAAGGGCATTGCTGCAGCGAATCTCTTTTTCAACTTATTGTTGTCGTTGGTCAGGCTCACGATGGCGCCAAAAGTTTACATACAATGAAATTCGCCAATTGATTTCCGCTTGGGCTCTTTCCGGTTTTACCAAGAGCAGACTCTTCGAATGTtacatgcttggaaaatggCCCAAACGGAACCCACAATCATTAGCTCGAATGTTAGATACATATGCTAGATATTTTACTATTTTAATACACATTGTAATACCAATCTAAAGGTCTCATTATTGTCAAGTTGCAATTCTACCACTGTGACTATTATATTCAGATCCTTTATTCAGGGTATTTAGGTATTGACCTTTTTTTCGCGTGCAAACTGCTCAACTGTCTTTCTCACTGTCGCCAGTCTGTCTGGCTTTCAActtgtttgtgtttgagtttgtATTTGAGTCTGTCTGTTTGTTGGATGGTTTTGATATGTGACACCTTGGCTGGAGAATCGAACTGCACTGTGCACTTTGCACTTTGCACTTTGCACTTTCTGGGGTTCCAATTAGTCAGTTGGCAGCCTAAGCTGTTAACCCGGAATGGCTTATCTCCATCTGGGCGGGGCTTATTTGACAATCCATTTTAATCGGTCATCATTAATTAGGCGAAATTAGTTTTCCGTCTTAATTAGCATAACAACAACAGTGCGGGAATCTGGCTCAAACAGATCGCATCGCGATAGCCCAAATGAATTTACTTACATGTGTGGCGAATGAAGTTTGCATTTCCAAATAGCCGAGTTAATCGAGGGCTTTCGCTTTACgacaaattatttattcaCTTGAAAAGATGGAAAATTAGTGTATTAGtggaaataaataataaataaaagaattacTATTTCAAGGCAATTTCACATTGAATTATTTTGCTctgatttaaattttaagtttaaagTATTCAACTTTTGAGAATGAATCTCAAGGTATGAAAATAGCCCGGAGCACTGaagtaaaaaatgaaaagtcGACAGCCacataaaatattgattatTCGTTTGAAAACCCTTTTGCTTCTCACGGTAAATATGCTCTGCAGTAGTTGTCTTTGTCTTGCCCGACTGACTGATTGTCAATATGGACTGTAATTGTCATATTTCATTGGCCTGCAATCGTAAACCTGtccttgccacgccccctttaaCCCACTTTCGCCCAGTTCGCCCACTTTAACCCATTGAGAGCTGTGGACTGCTGAGGGTCTGTCTTCGATTGAGTCCGCCACTTGACTTTATGTGTCAGCTGGGCAATAAAAATGCGACACCGAGTAATTTTGCGCCACACACAGGGTCTGCATTAGAAAGAGATGGGGCCAgggagcgaaagagacgggggCAGGGAAGTAGAGAGAGATGGCGAAAGACAGGCATCAAAGGCAAAACACAACAATCGAAGTCGAGCGAGCCCAAAGTCAAAACCCGGCGACTAATTCAAAGTTGTCACGTAATAAAACATCGAAGAAACATCGAAGCCAAAAACAATAAGCCACAAAGGCGACAAACAATCAAAGAAATACGAAAAACCCCAggaaaaaaacgaaaatactggaaatttgcatattttttcgAGGCAAAGACAGCCGGCAACCATCGAGGGCGACAAGAAATTTAACAAAGTACAAAttgttatttgatttgattacATAATGACGCCACACATACCCCATCATCTGCCTTTTGCAATTTGCctttgtttctgttttggtttctgtttctgatttCATTCAGCCCCTCGAATGTTTTGGTTTTCGCCTCACATCGGTTTATTTTGACACCAAAAACTGATATCTCCAATTAGATTTGCAGCTGaattaattgaattgcatTAAGGCGGCTTCGGTGATTTGTGGCCGAGTTGATAGCAACAACGACTGCATTAATCTGCATAATAGAAAGATAATAATTGCCGCTTGCAAAGCGGCTTAAACGGAAATGGAATGGATTTCTTGGTGGGATCTGCGGAATATTCACAACACGGATTTTTTTGTGGCGTATTAATTATAATGCTCGCTGAAAGGAAACTTTCCCGCCCTTTGTTTCATTCTTCTGCGCTTAATAAAGCGGAAGTGCGAAACTTTTTTATCAAGATTTCCACCGCATGGAAAACTTTTAATTCCGCTAATGTCGATTTCGAGATGCTGAAACTTACTGTGGGCGCGTGGGGGAGGCTCCTGATTTCCCACACAAACTCATATTAATTTCTTCCTAGGCGGACGAGGAAAATCGTTGGCCTAAGACGGCTTAACTGTGGGTAAAAAGAACGCCGGGAAAGCTTCGATCAACAATGATGACAACTTAATATTCAACTTGGACTTTCTTTGTGGAATGCTGAGTGGAAAATGTATTCAATCCCGTTAAGTAAATAGAAATAATGGAGATACACAGCACTCTAATAACCGAAGGAAGACGgatttgaaaattattatcaataatttatatttgccTATTTTTAAATTAGAATAAGTAACATTTCGACGCATATTTATAAAACAAGCCATACAATTAATCAACTATAATTTTGTATTAAAAATTCATACTTTAATTCTTTACTTTACAATTTACTTTACTTTCCAATACTGGTCACAGTTTTCATGTGAATTTTGATGTGTAAAGAGTATGGAAAGAATATTGCTTATAACAACGAGATACCGATACTTTAATAATACTGAGGaaataactaaataaataataatttattaaataatactTAACATCTTTTTGTATACAAAGCTGtacatttttgtaatttcaatgtgatatatttcattttatgaCTTTTTACGATTTTCCATGGTGGCTGCGATACATTTGTGGTGATTTTTGTAGTTTGCTGACATATGATGGCACTTGAAGGGCGCCTCGGCTTTCTGCATTTTTGTGGCTCTGGTTTTTCAGCAACTATTGCAAACATTGCCATGGCTCCTCGCCTCCCCCGTCGTTTTTTCCTGCCAGATTCGATtcggcaaataaaaaagaaacgcTGTCGTAGGCATTTCCTGAAGTATGCAAATCGGTTTCTGCGCGGTAAACTGCGAATGCCAAGTGAATgcgataaataaataaaacaataagcGAAAAAAATAGCACATCAAAAATTCAAGGATTTGCATATTGCCAGGAAGGAGAAGCGGTACTGGGAAAAATTAAAGTTTGATCAAGTATTTACTATTCTTGTACATGATATCAATTTTAACACCTTCGTTAAGCGCACATGTTTTGGTGATAAATTATTGTACGTAGATTAGTGTTGAATAAGGCACATTGCACATCTACATATAATGGTCGAACAACTTTAGGACCTGAACAAACTAAAGTTTAATAGAATCCAACAAAAATAGTAAACACTTATTTTTGTCATACCAAGTAGAGagaattgttgttgttgcttgaaattaattttccgAGTGTGTCGCCAGATCTTTTAGTTGCTTGCGTGgcaattataaattattcacATTGCTACATTTTTATCATATCAATGTGAGAGTTGCCTGCTGTCCCCAGGGGATCTGCCACTGACTCCCAGTATCTGAATCTGACTCTGTCCTGTCCGTCCTATCCCCTCCTCCCCTCTGCCACATTTCCTCTGGGGCGGCACGCAAAGTTCATTTAGATGCATGCCCCCAGATAGACGGGCAGCCATCCATTGCTCCGCCCACTTCGTTGCCCACTTTTAGGCAAATTGCTTGAAATTGTTTGTAGGCCGCAGGGCCGGCAAATCGCCAACTGCTTGAGTCGGAAATTAAAAGCAGCACTTGAGCAGCAGCCCCCGGAACCCCTTCTCCAGTCACCCAAGCCCGGACACCCTACAACCTCCAGCCAACACCCGACACTCCGATTCACCCGGCTATATGCTATATCTGGCAAATGAATCAGACCTAACCAGGCTGACACCCTGAATGCTTAGACCTGGccataaattcaatttgttggCTGGCTGCCTCGAGTCACCTGGCAGTCCCATTCTCAGCTGCACAGGGAGAAAATGtggaattatataatatatatcatatatagtTTTCCATTACAAATAGCCACAAATTGTGATGCAAAAGGGGTtccatatataaaaaatatttttttacagcTGTAAAGGCTCTATTGCAAATACGTATACTAACTTACTTTCTCAAgcatttctctctgtgtacgAGTGGTGTATTCTGCCTCGTCCTGGACACGTGCTAATGCACAAAGCTGGACGTCATTTGTCTCTCACTGCTGCGCGTTTATCACATTTTATCAATTGTCCAGACGTATCCGCTGCTCAATCAGCTGTCCTTCCTCGACCAAGGAGTCACAAATAAATGGTCAGAAGGCCTTTGAGCCAACTACAGGCATTTGTGGGCCCACCGCACAATTAGTGACAAATTTAGAATTGACCAATCTGTAATTACATCAAAGCTTTAAGGCGACTTACTCCACGTCAGTTTGGTTGTTAAACTGGCATGCCAACACATCATGGAATGTTCCCTTTCATCCACTTCATAGCATAGTACCTACCTATATAATACATACAAAATACACTTATTAAAAATAAgacacattttccatttaattatgcTCAGAGGGCTTATCTCCATTGACTTCGTGGAACTGCAAGTGCAGTGCCATTAATTTGCGATAAGAATTCAGTTTGATTTTCTATAGAACACTCACCCATTGTAGGAGAGGGTATATTGATTTCAGTCAAAAGCTTGCAACGGGAGAGGGAGAAATTTGTGATCATATAATAGGTATAAACAGTCGAGACGATTTTGCCATGTCTGTCCGTTTATTCATCCGCCCGCATCGAAGCAAACTATTTGCAAAGTTATCTGGATAAATTAATCACATAAGTGTTGTTTCTACTGGAGAAAGTATGTAATATAATAAGTATATCGGACCTATATGCCATAGGAATATTATGGCAAAAAAGGTACattcaatatttttaattcattctAGTTTTTTGACAACATATAATTTCAAAATCCGACGatggaaaattaattgaaaattgaaataGAAAACATATCaaagttttttgttgttgatactttgtttttattcgGTATACGGTATGCACAATTCTTTAAATAGGTAATCACAAGGGTATATAAGCTTCCATTTTGTTGAACTTTCGTTTTCACTTAAGATGCAAGAGACTCTGACCGAGACCTTAAACTCTGGGGTTTCTCGGTAAAAATGCTTCCCAGTAAGTGGACTTAACGCTGACTCTTCCGAGAAACCGTTATGATTATGTAATCTACAATTTTAGCTAATGTGAGTGAACATCAATGCAAAAGCGATATAAAAACCGTTTGTTTTAACTGGGAGATATGATCTTAGTGACATCATACTATTTAATTCAAAAAGTGGGATATTGGGGAAGCGATGCCACTCCACACATGTTGTTGGCGTTCCGAGCCAGCTTTAGGTAGCCACTTTCTCCCCATTCGGTTCCATAGGAGTTCTTTATTATCCAGTAGTCGCCCCACTTCGGATGGGTTCCAAAGCCAACTAAAAGAACGGAGTGTGTAAGGTCCTGTCTTCTAGATCTGCACGCCGGAATACTAAGGATTCCGCCGAAGTACTGATCGAATTCCTCGTGGAGATGGTCAATTGACACCGCCACGGGTCCGACGTTGTAGACCACCTCCGCCAATTCCCGTTCATCGTAGTTGCTAAGAGTAACGTAGCCCGACAAGTTTCCTGTACTTCTGTCGCTTTTCCACAGGCATTCTCCGGACACCGGCTCGTAGGGATAGGATTCCTTGGTGGCGATGCCATGGTCCCTCGTGTAGTTGAAGGCCACGCTCACCCAACCACCACTGCAGCCGTTATTCGGATAGGGAACACAGTCCACCAAGTGCTTGGGCGAAAGGGGCTCCAGCTTTCCGTACTTCTTCGCCAGATGT of Drosophila mauritiana strain mau12 chromosome 3R, ASM438214v1, whole genome shotgun sequence contains these proteins:
- the LOC117143738 gene encoding low choriolytic enzyme — encoded protein: MRHDCGAERVSKQRSHGNIVTAKPNPSSIMCAQLSGSVVLQVAVLLVVLVVLSAPTLSESAKLPVRQYPAGVDFFEHEFTSVAEDEYDPYGPDIGDDDLGIDDPETMPRLFQGDIAIDPYTYITLRLGVNPMRHPKRLWPNGTIPFEISPRYANPERQAIIQAVKTFNSLTCVHFVPYDGEVDDYLLIEPPLEGPQGCWSYVGRRGGEQVVSLQRPDENSAHCFSSEGRIMHELMHAIGIYHEQSRADRDNFVKIHWDNIVPRFRKNFKLVSKKKGKYAFDYDYNSVMHYGEFYFSKRKGEKPTMTPLQPGVRIGQRKTISKIDCLKINELYGCLQGRRAKMYRSFCHLLGL
- the LOC117143418 gene encoding cathepsin L1, whose protein sequence is MGTPRLTVVHGLILLLLVELGLTAVSDAEWEEYKAKYNKQYRIRDKYHRALYEQRVLAVERNNQLYSQGDVGFKMGLNKFSDTDQRILFNYRSSIPAPLEPTTNGLTKTVNYKKYDQISEGIDWRHYGLISPVGDQGTECLSCWAFSTSGVLEAHLAKKYGKLEPLSPKHLVDCVPYPNNGCSGGWVSVAFNYTRDHGIATKESYPYEPVSGECLWKSDRSTGNLSGYVTLSNYDERELAEVVYNVGPVAVSIDHLHEEFDQYFGGILSIPACRSRRQDLTHSVLLVGFGTHPKWGDYWIIKNSYGTEWGESGYLKLARNANNMCGVASLPQYPTF